Proteins from one Pseudomonas sp. KBS0710 genomic window:
- a CDS encoding glycosyltransferase family 39 protein, with translation MSLFKTERGALVLLLGVSALLLLLGLGSRDLWGPETRWANIALQMLQSGDYFDPYLKGAPYYDKPLPSYWLITGFANLMGGLGPWSLRLSSVIAAWLSIWLVYLIGERLFRKGTGLIAGWMLATTFYFLFWARVATADILTVCGVLAAVWWYWRGPDDTRLGRYTVFFLLLAATSLFKGLIGFVLPGLVLLPHLLSEHRYKRHLNLRLLLAMLIAAAFYAIPFVLSHLYGAPTYGESGLELVFKENVVRFFDPFDHMGPIYTYLIYLPAYTLPWAPCWLLGLWLALRNWRQTLPNVRWLVWGLGLLFVFFTASGSRRSYYVLPLVPFAQLLAAWWLSERLEKKPISWPRWQKGFGFTAGLLLLVLGVVYPWVNGNGGVTRFADDVQAEATKSAPWNQWQMVMVEVDNKVPMYLQNGGKPFYYVSETQDFPRQGDSAALMAWLEKTSGQAFDPQHTIIVAQYSKEDPTPLAYLGSDHTVITTQPDNGERLFQKRSGGSVAFVPTPR, from the coding sequence ATGAGTTTGTTCAAAACCGAACGCGGCGCCCTGGTGCTGCTGCTGGGCGTCTCGGCGCTGCTTCTGCTGCTGGGCCTGGGCAGTCGTGACCTGTGGGGGCCGGAAACCCGCTGGGCCAACATCGCATTGCAGATGCTGCAAAGCGGTGATTACTTCGATCCCTACCTCAAGGGCGCGCCCTACTACGACAAACCCCTGCCTTCCTACTGGCTGATCACCGGCTTCGCCAACCTGATGGGCGGGCTTGGCCCCTGGTCGCTGCGTTTGTCGTCGGTGATTGCAGCGTGGCTGAGCATCTGGCTGGTGTACCTGATCGGCGAACGCCTGTTCCGCAAAGGCACCGGGCTGATTGCCGGCTGGATGCTCGCCACCACCTTCTACTTTCTGTTCTGGGCGCGCGTGGCCACGGCCGACATCCTCACCGTGTGCGGCGTACTGGCGGCGGTGTGGTGGTATTGGCGCGGGCCGGACGACACGCGGCTGGGGCGCTACACCGTGTTTTTCCTGCTGCTGGCGGCCACCTCGCTGTTCAAAGGCTTGATCGGTTTTGTGCTGCCGGGCCTGGTGCTGCTGCCGCACCTGCTCAGCGAACACCGCTACAAGCGCCACCTCAACCTGCGCCTGCTGCTGGCCATGCTGATTGCAGCGGCGTTTTATGCGATTCCCTTCGTGCTGTCCCACCTCTACGGCGCGCCGACTTACGGCGAGAGTGGCCTTGAACTGGTGTTCAAGGAAAACGTCGTGCGCTTCTTCGACCCGTTCGACCACATGGGGCCGATCTACACCTACCTGATCTACCTGCCGGCCTACACCTTGCCCTGGGCACCGTGCTGGTTGCTGGGCCTGTGGCTGGCACTGCGCAACTGGCGCCAAACGCTACCCAACGTGCGCTGGCTGGTGTGGGGCCTGGGCCTGCTGTTTGTGTTTTTCACCGCCAGTGGCAGCCGGCGCAGCTACTACGTGCTGCCGCTGGTGCCCTTTGCCCAACTCTTGGCCGCCTGGTGGTTGAGTGAGCGCCTGGAGAAAAAACCCATCAGTTGGCCGCGTTGGCAAAAAGGCTTTGGCTTCACCGCAGGCTTGCTGTTGCTGGTGCTTGGGGTGGTCTATCCGTGGGTCAACGGCAATGGCGGCGTGACCCGCTTCGCCGACGATGTACAAGCCGAAGCGACCAAAAGCGCACCGTGGAATCAATGGCAGATGGTGATGGTAGAAGTCGACAACAAAGTGCCGATGTACCTGCAAAATGGCGGCAAGCCGTTCTACTACGTCAGCGAAACCCAGGACTTCCCGCGCCAGGGCGACAGCGCGGCCTTAATGGCCTGGCTGGAAAAAACCAGCGGCCAGGCCTTTGACCCGCAGCACACCATCATCGTCGCGCAGTATTCCAAGGAAGACCCGACACCGCTGGCCTACCTGGGTTCGGATCACACGGTGATTACCACGCAGCCGGACAATGGTGAGCGGTTGTTCCAAAAGCGCTCGGGTGGCAGTGTGGCGTTTGTTCCAACGCCACGCTGA
- the arnT gene encoding lipid IV(A) 4-amino-4-deoxy-L-arabinosyltransferase, producing the protein MTRLLKPLPLLLLAFAVFYLLPMGLHGLWIPDETRYAQISQEMLQSGNWVAPHFMGVRYFEKPAAGYWLIALGQAMFGENLFGVRVASALTTGLSVLLAYLIARRLWNDPRKSFACALLYMSFGLVAGQAGYSNLDPQFTFWVNLSLVALWFALDSRTSRARLGAWAVLGVACGMGFMTKGFLAWLLPVLIAVPYILWQRRLGELLRYGPLAIVVAAIVCVPWALAIHLQEPDYWRFFFWHEHIRRFSSDNAQHARAWWFFLPIMVAACLPWAALLPATLIKTWKDKAQPAIMFLALWLLLPLAFFSMSRGKLPTYIMPCLLPLALLMGHALIDLIRQGKARAILINGLVNAVIGLAAMVALIYLQICNPMYGNSHAEMFSLSLAFIVLLAWILANLLQALRPLTLWAMPALGIGLLVALLPAGMPAMITDTEMPDQFVLEHLDELQQTHALISNELGSASALSWRLGRPEVAFYDTEGELRYGLKYADSVHRKVDLDSVQTWLAQARQQGSVGVLMRVRSTSEHREEGQLPPGGKRYRKGALLLIIYPQLP; encoded by the coding sequence ATGACACGTCTGCTTAAACCTTTGCCTCTATTGCTATTGGCCTTCGCGGTGTTTTATCTACTGCCCATGGGCCTGCACGGTTTATGGATCCCGGATGAAACCCGCTACGCCCAGATCAGCCAGGAAATGCTGCAGAGCGGCAATTGGGTGGCACCGCACTTCATGGGTGTGCGCTATTTCGAAAAACCCGCCGCCGGCTATTGGCTGATCGCCCTCGGTCAGGCGATGTTCGGTGAAAACCTGTTTGGCGTGCGTGTGGCTTCAGCCTTGACCACCGGCCTGAGTGTGTTGCTGGCCTACCTTATCGCTCGCCGCCTGTGGAACGACCCGCGCAAAAGCTTCGCCTGCGCCCTGCTCTACATGAGCTTCGGGCTGGTGGCCGGGCAAGCGGGGTATTCCAACCTCGATCCGCAATTCACCTTCTGGGTCAACCTCAGCCTGGTAGCGCTGTGGTTTGCCCTCGACAGCCGCACCTCGCGTGCTCGTCTGGGTGCCTGGGCAGTGCTGGGCGTGGCCTGCGGCATGGGCTTTATGACCAAAGGCTTTCTGGCCTGGCTGTTGCCCGTGCTGATCGCCGTGCCGTACATCCTCTGGCAACGCCGGCTGGGTGAACTGTTGCGCTACGGCCCGTTGGCCATTGTGGTCGCCGCTATCGTCTGCGTACCGTGGGCCTTGGCCATTCACTTGCAGGAGCCCGACTACTGGCGCTTCTTCTTCTGGCACGAGCATATCCGTCGCTTCTCTTCCGACAATGCCCAGCATGCGCGCGCCTGGTGGTTCTTCCTGCCGATCATGGTGGCCGCCTGCCTGCCCTGGGCGGCGTTGCTGCCGGCCACACTGATCAAGACCTGGAAAGACAAAGCCCAGCCGGCCATCATGTTCCTGGCCCTGTGGCTGCTGTTGCCCCTGGCCTTCTTCAGCATGAGCCGCGGCAAATTGCCGACCTACATCATGCCGTGCCTGCTGCCACTGGCCTTGTTGATGGGCCACGCGCTGATCGACCTGATCCGGCAAGGCAAGGCCCGCGCGATCCTGATCAACGGGCTGGTAAACGCCGTGATTGGTCTGGCGGCGATGGTGGCGTTGATCTACCTGCAAATCTGCAACCCGATGTACGGCAACAGCCACGCGGAGATGTTCAGCCTGTCCCTGGCGTTTATCGTATTGCTGGCCTGGATCCTCGCCAACCTGCTGCAAGCGCTGCGCCCGCTGACCTTGTGGGCGATGCCGGCGCTGGGCATCGGCTTGCTGGTGGCGTTACTGCCGGCGGGCATGCCGGCGATGATCACCGACACCGAAATGCCCGACCAGTTTGTGCTTGAGCATCTGGATGAACTGCAACAAACCCATGCTTTGATCAGCAACGAGCTGGGCTCGGCGTCGGCCTTGTCCTGGCGCCTGGGTCGCCCGGAGGTGGCGTTTTACGACACCGAAGGCGAGCTGCGTTATGGCCTCAAGTACGCCGACTCGGTGCACCGCAAGGTCGACCTGGACAGCGTGCAGACCTGGCTTGCGCAGGCGCGCCAGCAAGGTTCGGTCGGCGTGCTGATGCGCGTGCGCAGCACCAGCGAACACCGCGAAGAAGGGCAACTGCCACCGGGCGGCAAACGCTATCGCAAAGGCGCCCTGCTTTTGATTATTTATCCGCAGCTTCCTTAA